The genomic region CTTACTGCAGCCTGGGCGCTGGCGTGACTGAGCCATGCCAGGTGAAGTTGTGTTCAGACATACCAGGCCACACAGTCTACATTAACATGGATATCATTCCGAAGGCCGCCGTGCTAAATGCCGTGTATTATCAGGAATAAACTAATATCAGATCTATTACTTTTTACCTTAGACAAAATAATAACTATCAAAGTAGAATTTGTTTGGAGATGTTCTCGAACTCTAATGAGCCTCCGAAGAAGACATTCGGTCTTAGCCAACGCCATCTTTACATTGGTAGTAAGCACTACACATCATTGTCTAAAGATTATTTTTATACACACGACCAGTATACGTAGTACAAGATCATGGATGCATTCGGCCACTTGCACATACTTAAAGAAGGAGTTACTATTTACAAACACCCTCTCAAATTTCGCTTGTCTCATGTTCAGTTCTTACCCTGTCGAGCACAAAAATTCCACaatgtgattatgatggtgaaatTTCCTCCGGAGAATTCCATATGCGAGCGCATTGACTACTTAGGAACTATAGAAACTCGCAGCAGGATGTATCCCCTAAACCAGGTAAAGGACGGAGGTTATaagtttgttctttattttctgatTCGCCGACATCTTACAGAATTCTCCATTCTATTGTATACCATTTCAGGTCAAAAATGGATTAAAATTGAAACTTTATAATATTTTAATGGAACCCTTGTTGGTCATGATGAGGAATGCAATGTTCGCAGGTTTTCTGTCTATGAACGCTTAATGATAAGGGTGGGTGCTGTCCCTAATAACAAGTTTAGGATGGGAGTACAGCTGGGTCAGTGCTATAAGCTTTACCAGCTGAAGTAACTGCCCGTGTTTCTCACCTTTTACGCCTCCGCAGGCAGGCCCTTCTTCGCCGTTGTGGATGAAAGGCAGGCTCGGAAATTCTTCGGTCGCCATTCGGGGGGCTGGGGCAGCTGGAGTTCCTATTCGAGATGCGATTGCAAAACCTTGGTAACCGCTAAACACAGAATATGCGACAACCCGATGCCTCACCCGCTGTCACTGGGTTGCTCGGGCGACGGAAGAGAAGTTAGTCCGTGTAAACCGTCAGGCTGTTTTAAAATAGGCGAGGGCATAGAAGCTAAAATCTACACAGGTGCAACTCCAATTAAGAGACACAAGCCAGGGGATAACGCGGTCTTCAGAGCCGATTTTATGCCCAGCGATTTCCCAGAGCTTGAAAAAGGCAGTGTAGCCTGGAGAATTAATGGAGTTTTGCTGTCGAAGACTCCTAACGCAACTTTTACCAGGCGAGTCAGAAGCAGGGACACAGGATTGTGGGAATATACGCTTGACTACTACAGACCCAAATAAAAGAAGTGGATAAGAGAGGTGCTCTTCAGAGCTATAGTCATTGTCACCAAGGTCGAAGTTGTACCAAAAGGAAGCCAGATGCATCTGACTGCGAACGCCTAATCCGTAAAAAAAATGTTCTCCAGTGGGACGTTCATCTTAACTTGGTATTACAGGGGTAAACCTTATATGTAACTGCCCTCCTGCGAAAATTCAGTCCTTGTCACTGCTTTTTCAGGAGTATGGGAGGCTTGGGTCACCGTAGAAAATCGTAAGGTAGAGGTTCCTACTAAaagtttttatatttcttatgacAAGAAAAACAAGGTGGACTCCATCCTCGGCAGATAAAGGGGTGAAAAGAAGATGTAGACTCTCACATTCATGAGTGGCATTTTGCTTTTAGTGGTCACAGTTTTAATTGCATTAAACGTACAGTTTTATGTTCATTATGCAAAAGCAGTCATACGTAACATATAGTCGGAAATTGTGATTGGAAAGTACGAGCAAGGGGCAGTGCCACCAGACATGGAGATGAAGTCAGCTGGAAAGGAAATGCGAGAGGCAGTGTCACAGGACAGGGAGACGAGGTCAGCTGGAATGGACGAGCAGGAGGCAGTGTCACAGGACAGGGAGACGAGTTCAGCTGGAATGGACAAGCAGGAGGCAGTGTCACAGGACAGGGAGACGAGGTCAGCTGGAATGGACGAGCAGGAGTCAGTGTCACAGGACAGGGAGACGAGTTCAGCTGGAATGGACAAGCAGGAGGCAGTGTCACAGGACAGGGAGACGAGGTCAGCTGGAAAGGACGAGCAGGAGGCAGTGTCACAGGACAGGGAGACGAGTTCAGCTGGAAAGGACGAGCAGGAGGCAGTGTCACAGGACAGGGAGACGAGGTCAGCTGGAATGGACAAGCAGGAGGCAGTGTCACAGGACAGGGAGACGAGGTCAGCTGGAATGGACGAGCAGGAGGCAGTGTCACAGGACAGGGAGACGAGGTCAGCTGGAATGGACAAGCAGGAGGCAGTGTCACAGGACAGGGAGACGAGGTCAGCTGGAATGGACGAGCAGGAGGCAGTGTCACAGGACAGGGAGACGAGTTCAGCTGGAATGGACAAGCAGGAGGCAGTGTCACAGGACAGGGAGACGAGGTCAGCTGGAATGGACGAGCAGGAGTCAGTGTCACAGGACAGGGAGACGAGTTCAGCTGGAATGGACAAGCAGGAGGCAGTGTCACAGGACAGGGAGACGAGGTCAGCTGGAAAGGACGAGCAGGAGGCAGTGTCACAGGACAGGGAGACGAGGTCAGCTGGAATGGACAAGCAGGAGGCAGTGTCACAGGACAGGGAGACGAGTTCAGCTGGAATGGACGAGCAGGAGTCAGTGTCACAGGACAGGGAGACGAGTTCAGCTGGAATGGACAAGCAGGAGGCAGTGTCACAGGACAGGGAGACGAGGTCAGCTGGAAAGGACAAGCAGGAGGCAGTGTCACAGGACAGGGAGACGAGTTCAGCTGGAAAGGACGAGCAGGAGGCAGTGTCACAGGACAGGGAGACGAGGTCAGCTGGAATGGACGAGCAGGAGGCAGTGTCACAGGACAGGGAGACGAGGTCAGCTGGAATGGACGAGCAGGAGGCAGTGTCACAGGACAGGGAGACGAGTTCAGCTGGAAAGGACGAGCAGGAGGCAGTGTCACAGGACAGGGAGACGAGTTCAGCTGGAATGGACAAGCAGGAGTCAGTGTCACAGGACAGGGAGACGAGTTCAGCTGGAATGGACAAGCAGGAGGCAGTGTCACAGGACAGGGAGACGAGTTCAGCTGGAATGGACGAGCAGGAGGCAGTGTCACAGGACAGGGAGACGAGGTCAGCTGGAATGGACGAGCAGGAGGCAGTGTCACAGGACAGGGAGACGAGTTCAGCTGGAAAGGACGAGCAGGAGGCAGTGTCACAGGACAGGGAGACGAGTTCAGCTGGAATGGACAAGCAGGAGTCAGTGTCACAGGACAGGGAGACGAGTTCAGCTGGAATGGACAAGCAGGAGGCAGTGTCACAGGACAGGGAGACGAGGTCAGCTGGAATGGACGAGCAGGAGGCAGTGTCACAGGACAGGGAGACGAGTTCAGCTGGAAAGGACGAGCAGGAGGCAGTGTCACAGGACAGGGAGACGAGTTCAGCTGGAAAGGACGAGCAGGAGGCAGTGTCACAGGACAGGGAGACGAGTTCAGCTGGAATGGACGAGCAGGAGGCAGTGTCACAGGACAGGGAGACGAGTTCAGCTAGAATGGACAAGCAGGAGGCAGTGTCACAGGACAGGGAGACGAGTTCAGCTGGAATGGACAAGCAGGAGTCAGTGTCACAGGACAGGGAGACGAGTTCAGCTGGAAAGGACAAGCAGGAGGCAGTGTCACAGGACAGGGAGACGAGGTCAGCTGGAAAGGACGAGCAGGAGGCAGTGTCACAGGACAGGGAGACGAGGTCAGCTGGAATGGACGAGCAGGAGGCAGTGTCACAGGACAGGGAGACGAGGTCAGCTGGAATGGACGAGCAGGAGGCAGTGTCACAGGACAGGGAGACGAGTTCAGCTGGAATGGACAAGCAGAAGGCAGTGTCACAGGACAAGGAGacgcttcctccagtccggactcctcctcctgggcgagctcctacgaggcttcctccagtccggactcctcctcctgagcgagctcctccgaggcttcctccagtccgggctcctcctggAATGGACGAGCAAGAGTCAGTGTCACAGGACATGGAGACGCTTCCTCCAGTCCGAACTCCTCCTcatgggcgagctcctccgaggcttcctccagtccaggctcctcctccgaggcttcctccagtccgggctcctcctggAATGGACGAGCAGGAGGCAGTGTCACAGGACAGGGAGACGAGTTCAGCTGGAATGGACAAGCAGGAGGCAGTGTCACAGGACAGGGAGACGAGGTCAGCTGGAATGGACGAGCAGGAGGCAGTGTCACAAGACAGGGAGACGAGGTCAGCTGGAATGAGTGTCATTCCGGCCGTAGATACTTTGTATATTGTTTTtggtcttctgtttgttttcttggttatttgcttcttgtttttcattctcGTGTGAAGGAGGCCCTTCACACGAGCGCCGCTCTCGGCTAACTGACCGATGGGGAAGGGCACAGGATcggcgccatctgcagcgtgacccgagacacAGGACAGGGAGACGAGGTCAGCTGGAATGGACGAGCAGGAGGCAGTGTCACAGGACAGGGAGACGAGGTCAGCTTAAAGGACAGGCGAGAGACGGTGGGGGGAGCGGAGAGACTgaaagggacggagaggagaggaaggggggaggagagtgagggtagataacgagtggggaggaaggggagggtcacAGCCAAGGGAGATTGAGGTCAGCTGGAAAGGACAGgttagatgataaaaaataaagtaagaaaatatagaaaattaaaACGCACAGcactcgaatatatatatatatatatatatatatatatatatatatatatatatatatatatatatatatatatatatacatatatatatatatacatatatacacacatacacacacacacacacacacacacacacacacacacacacacacacacacagacacacacacacacacactcacactcacactcacacagacacacacacacacacccacacacacacacacacacacacacacacacacacacacacacatatatatactgtatatgtatttatatatatatatatatatatatatatatatatacatatatatatagacacaaacacacacacacacacacacacacagacacacacacacacacacacacacacacacacacacacacacacacacacacacacacacacacacacacacacacacacacacacacacacacacacaaacacacacacacacacacacacacgcacacacacacatatatatatatgtatatatatatatatatttatttatttatttaattatttatttatttatatatatatatatgtatatatatatatatatatatatatatatatatatatatatatatatgatatttatatatatatatatatacatatatatatatatatatatatatatatatatatatatatacacacacacacacacacacacacacacacacacacacacacacacacacacacacacacacacacacacacacacacacatacacacacacacacacacacacacacacacacacacacacacacacacacacacatatatatatatatatatatatatatatatatatatatatgatatcatatatatattatatatatatatataatatatatatgaatatgtatatgtatatataaatatatatatatacatatatatattgtacatatatatatatatatatatatatatatatatatatatatatatatatatatatatatatacatatatatatttatttatttacatgtatatatatgtatatacatatgtatatatatacacatatgtatatatatatatatatacatatatatatatatatatatatatatatatatatatatatacatgaacatatatatgtgtatatgcatatataaatatatatatatatatatatatatatatatatatatatatatatatacatatatatatatatatatatatatatatatatatatatatatatatatatatatatatatatatatattttattacacacacacacacacacacacacacacacacacacacacacacacacacacacacccacacacacacacacacacacacacacacacacacacacacacacacacacacacacacacacacacacacacacacactcacacgcacacacgcacatacacacgcacatacacacgcacatacacacacgcacacgcaaacgcacacatatatattttcatatatacatataaatatatatatatatatatatatatatatatatatatatatatatatatatatatatatacatacatatatatatatatatatatatatatatatatagatatatatatatatatatatatatatatataaatgtatatacaaacacacacacacacacacacacacacacacacacacacacacacacacacacacacacacacacacacacacacacatatatatatatatatatatgtatatgtatatatatatgtatatatatatgtatgtatataaatatatatatatatatatatacacacacacacacacacacacacacacacacacacacacacacacacacacacacacacacacacacacacacacacacacacacacacacacacacgcacacaa from Penaeus vannamei isolate JL-2024 chromosome 26, ASM4276789v1, whole genome shotgun sequence harbors:
- the LOC138866638 gene encoding dentin matrix acidic phosphoprotein 1-like gives rise to the protein MEMKSAGKEMREAVSQDRETRSAGMDEQEAVSQDRETSSAGMDKQEAVSQDRETRSAGMDEQESVSQDRETSSAGMDKQEAVSQDRETRSAGKDEQEAVSQDRETSSAGKDEQEAVSQDRETRSAGMDKQEAVSQDRETRSAGMDEQEAVSQDRETRSAGMDKQEAVSQDRETRSAGMDEQEAVSQDRETSSAGMDKQEAVSQDRETRSAGMDEQESVSQDRETSSAGMDKQEAVSQDRETRSAGKDEQEAVSQDRETRSAGMDKQEAVSQDRETSSAGMDEQESVSQDRETSSAGMDKQEAVSQDRETRSAGKDKQEAVSQDRETSSAGKDEQEAVSQDRETRSAGMDEQEAVSQDRETRSAGMDEQEAVSQDRETSSAGKDEQEAVSQDRETSSAGMDKQESVSQDRETSSAGMDKQEAVSQDRETSSAGMDEQEAVSQDRETRSAGMDEQEAVSQDRETSSAGKDEQEAVSQDRETSSAGMDKQESVSQDRETSSAGMDKQEAVSQDRETRSAGMDEQEAVSQDRETSSAGKDEQEAVSQDRETSSAGKDEQEAVSQDRETSSAGMDEQEAVSQDRETSSARMDKQEAVSQDRETSSAGMDKQESVSQDRETSSAGKDKQEAVSQDRETRSAGKDEQEAVSQDRETRSAGMDEQEAVSQDRETRSAGMDEQEAVSQDRETSSAGMDKQKAVSQDKETLPPVRTPPPGRAPTRLPPVRTPPPERAPPRLPPVRAPPGMDEQESVSQDMETLPPVRTPPHGRAPPRLPPVQAPPPRLPPVRAPPGMDEQEAVSQDRETSSAGMDKQEAVSQDRETRSAGMDEQEAVSQDRETRSAGMSVIPAVDTLYIVFGLLFVFLVICFLFFILV